A window of Rosa rugosa chromosome 7, drRosRugo1.1, whole genome shotgun sequence genomic DNA:
TATCATCGGCTTAGTAACGTCAGATtgacttctcaaaaaaaaaaaaaaaacagtgtaTTTATTTAAGGGAGCAAAAAGCGTAGCTACCTTCGATATCTCATCACACATGGGGGAAAAAAATCAAAAGggatgaatatatattttttttgaaaggaaaggGATGAATATATTAGGTTGGCAGAAAGTAATTTGATGGCAACAAAGACCATTTTCTGcatccaaacaaaaaaaaaaaaaacgaagaccATTTTTTGCACTCATTATATGAGTATCAGAGTATATGAGTTAATACAAAACCAAGTATGATACATGTATATCAATTAAAAGACAAGGGGAAAGGGTACCCTCACCAAGagaacaaaaacagaaaacagaaacCTCAGCCTGGAAGCGAAGAGGAACaatcaaattttaaaatattacaGAGAGGGCGGGTTCTGAAACCAATCAGAAGGGCACTGAAGTATCAAGTCATTGGCCATGTCGCTGTCAAGGCCTGTAGACAGGAACACTTGTGAAAATTGAaaagccattttttttttttggctaataTCTTTTTATGGTGTCACAATTATGTTTAGTTTGTTTCATTAAGGAAACACTTATCCTAATCTGTTTGGATTGATTTGAAATCATATTAAGACAGTTCCGAGAAGTTGTGTATTTGAAATGGCAGTTAAAGGGGGATGGCAGTTTCTTGATGGAGGAAACTGTTATTacattgctatatatatatatatatatatatatatatatctctaccaCCATACATAGAAACTATTATCCTTAACAACGTTTTGGTCCCTTCTGATACACCAATACATACATTGCAGATATTAGGATTCTCTGGTGATTAGGCTGCTGTGTACTTATGTTTTTCCTTGTGTCTCTTTGTTTTCTCTAATTAGTACTAGTTAATAAGGGAAGTTTGAGGGTCACTCTTCAGTTGTAATATCAGACTAAAAGACAAGTTTCTTCTTTTGTAGATTTCTACATTCTGGTATCACAGCTTTCCAACATTTTGTTGGCTTGTGCCTTGTGCGTTTTTAGGGTATATCTAAAGCGATCATGATGAAGAGGAAGAGCCTGGAGGAGGAAGACAAGGATTCCGAGGATCGGTGCTTCCACTGCTATGATGGTGAAGGTGTTATGATTTGCGAGGACGAGTGAGttcctcctttttcttctcttcaatttgggtttataatatAACGTAATTTTTGGAATGAATTGCTTAAGCTAGAAGCTTCATTATCATCAGCATTGCCACTTgtatcttttgttgtttttcaacctGTATTTTTTCCTTTATGACAATCATGCACCATCTGTCgtattttctgtttcttttttaatgCTTATTAACACATCTACTGGTATCAGGAGTTGCTTAAAAGTGTATCATCCAAGATGCGTAGGAAAACGGAAAAACTCCATGGACTCTGGAATGGGCTGGACTTGTAGTAAGAAACTTAACTTGCTGAGGATTAGTATTTATGTTGACTCACCATTTGTTTAATACTCCAAAATGCTCATATGTTGACTCACCATTTGATTTTCAGGAAGGCattcttgtgcattgtgctatgGTACCTCAACGTTTTATTGCCTTTGTTGTCCACATACATCATGTGAATATTGCCTAGGTGATTCTGAACTTGCACCACTAGGAGATTCGAATGGCTTGTGCAAGAGCTGTGTAATGCGTATTCTGGcagaagaaaaatcagaatatggTTTAGAGGGAGTAAGTTAAATAATTCTACTTTTTATCAATTTTTAGCAATGTTGTTTACTACTTGTGCCATTGAGCAGTGTATTCATGCTCACTTGATCATTACTTTCTCTTCATCTTTTATTCATTTGGAATTTCCACATAAATGACGTCCTGTTTGGGTTAGCTCTGTACTTTTATAGATGGTTGTATCCTTTTATCTCTTTCATTATTATAGGTAATGAAACTAGAGGAAAAGCGGACAGCAAACCAGTAATAATCATACTTGGGCTGTAGCTATTCAAACTCAAATTCACATTTCCCAAAAAAATGATAACTACGAGTAATACAGGATGTACTAGAATTGTACAGTGATTTTAGATACAGATGTACACGGTATAATGAGTTATACAACATGTACCACAGATGAAAAATGAAGCCAGATAAGGATAAAGAATCGCCTACCTACTGATAATCTCTATGACTTGTGAATGCAATTTGAAAGGCTTTCTAGATATTGTCTCATCGGAAAGTTCTAGGTGAACAGAAGAGACCTTGTATTGTCTGCAATCTATAAATTTTGCCTCTTTATAAACCAAGGTAATTATTTTCAATGTATCTGAACTTTAATGTTGTTGTACTTGATACAGGTTGAGAATTCTAAATTATTGAATTATTTTTTAGCTCAGAGTGGAAGATAAGGCATCTGTTTTGCTTGGTCTCTTTGCTGTATTATATATCATGGTTATGCTACTTATCCTAATTTCTGATTCTATAGCATGTAGATTTCCTGATTAGTGTTCCTTTTGTGgttttatgttgttgaatttcaGGAGAAAACAGACTTAGAGGATCAAGATGAACGGTGGCGATTCAAAGAATATTGGGAGATCGTAAAGGAAAAAGAAGGATTGACTTCAGAAGATGTTAATTCAGCAAAATCCATTTtagagaagagaaaaaattgTTATATTGATGAGAGTGATGAAACAGTGAGCTCTGATACGACCATAACATCTGATGAAATGAAAGCGAGTCCTAGATTCGAAAAGAGCTGTTTTGCATCTATTATTCCTGAGAATATGAGGCTTGTTTACATAAAGAAGAGCTTACTGGAGAAATTACTGAAGGAGCCTGATCATTCGGAAAGCAAGTTACTAGGGAGTTTTGTGACAGTGAAAAATAACCCCCGGGACAGTATTCTGAGAAATGATTACCATACTCACCAATTTTCACAAGTTAAAGGTATTGTGTGTGCTATGCAGTCAATATCATGCGATGCACTCTGTTATTACTAATGTCAGATTGAAAAAATGTCAGCCTTGTAGTTTGGATGCCTTGACAATGAGGATTATGGTTAATTTTTCAAAAACCTGCAATTTACCCTTCTTTGATTATAGTCTAAAAATCTATAATTTAACACATGAAGGATAAAATAGTAAATATAATAGCAAACTGAATTCAAAgaaattacagaaaaaaaaaaacgttttgtTAACTGCAATggcaatttctatttttttttttttgggagttgGCAATTTATCTACTATTAAGAGGCTAGTCTATGATTGACTATATTAGCCAAAAACCATCTTTGATTGGATATGACCTACCGTAATGAGAATATCACGAAAAGATTCATCTTCAGTAAAGGAGATGTAATCTTGTTACCACTATTGGCTTTTAAGTGCACTAATAATCTTTTTGTTTGCTTTGTTTTATTTCCTTGCAGGCATAAAGGAAATCTCAGCAACCAATTAATGGTGAGAGCAGTAAAATTCAACTGCAAGTTTCCAATTTTCTATAAGATATTCCCCTTTCTCGGCTTTCAGATCACGAGCTCAGTAAGGTAATTGATGTGTTGGAGGCCTTCACTTTTCCAAATTTCAAAGCTGACATTCCATAGAAAGCTGGGAATGTAACTTTTCAAAGCATCGGTAACAAATGCAATCTAATGTTTAATTATCTTGAGTAAGGGTTAACCTTAAAAAAATATTTGGCGAGTGACTGTGCAGACATTGACATGTACGTTGTCTTTATTGCACTTTATTTGCAGCTTTCATGTACTCTTTCTCACCAACTGCCTCTATAAATTACATACTCAAACATTGAGGGATAGTTAATGTTTCATACCATTCCCAAATTATCTTATCATTTCTGGAAACACAAAGATTGTTTGCTGCTTTGGTAATAAAAATATTGATCTGAAATTTCCCTCCATTCATGGAATTCCACCTTGCTTCTTGCAGGAAGAGTGTGAAGATTTGCGCCAAAACATAGCATATGGCCATCTAAAGAAACCTGCATTTGttagtttcagtttctcttcTTACAGATGTTATTGGTTTGAATATATAATGAGCATCCTTTCAGTAGGTGTAGGTGTTTGGCAAATTATTTGTATTGTAGGTGTTTATTTTTCAACTTTTCACTGTGTCAAGACCTTCAACTTccaacttcttctttggaaaaaaatatatatatcatatatacaTAGCTATTTCACCCGACCTTGACCCAAGTTTATTGTTTAATAGGTTGAGCTGGAAAAGAAGGCAAGAGAACTGCATCAGGACATAACTAAGCATGTAGGTGTTTCTAATTGATATTCACCTATCTTATGCTTAATTATTTGGACTATCTTGCCAACCTGAACTTGAATGTATTTCTCTTCACCTTTTCTGATCCTTTCTGCATCTTATGGAAATATTGCTGTCAGTGGATTGAAAAGGAGTTGGAGAAATTGCAGAATTGCATTGATTGGGCAAATGAGAAGGGAAAGAGAAAAGAATATCCTTCAATAGTACTTATGATTTGTTTTTCCATCATTCTTAATGCAAATTAATTTTGATGTTTTATAATGATCAATAGACACATTACACCTGCAGTCATCAGTAAATGAGCACCAGAACTCTCTTGCTATTTTTGTAACTATTTCATTCAGTCCAAGGTTTTTGAATTTTGCATTGTGATTAGGAGGAATATGGTTCTAATAAGCTTGATATAAATTGGTAATCGAATCCCTCAAACCTAAAGCTCTCGAGTTAGCTTACCAAAAATTTAGGACAGTACAAAAATGTTTAGTTTAAATTGTAGTTACATTATCTTATCCCCATTTCGTCAAGCTTAATATATGGTTGTCTGATTCTAGCTAGTTTTCAAgtatttcattttttcttttttttttgaaaatatctGGTTTAGTTTTTTATGCATCTTTTTTATGTAGAATACCTGGTTTTTATCTCTATGTCTGGAAAAATGATAGTGAACCTTAACCTGTTTGTGCTAAACGCTAGCTGAACATTTGGACCAGAGAGAGCTACTAGAGAAACCATCTGAACAGGAGCGACTATTAAAGTAGATGCCAGAGGTCATTGCTGATGTCATAGATCGTGAACCCGGTTCTTGCTCTTCGGAGTCATTGGTGATAAAAAAGGCATGAATTATGGGAAGGTTGTTTTAGTATCTTTCTGTGTCAGTTCAAGGTACGGTGTGTATATATAAGATACTGAGGAATCCACAGAGGAAATCCTCAAAAGTTTCTTGTTAGCCTCAAGTTTATGTTTTGAGGGAATTCATTACTTACTGCACTGTTATTTTTGAAAGCTGGTGATTTACTAATTCACCAATGCATTCTTTGGTTCATTGCAGTTCAAGTAAAGCTGGCAGAATTTTGAAACAGATTGATGTGAACTGGATTCAAGTGCACACTCTAGTAAACTgtgttatatatgtatattatcTAAGTCCTAAACAATGTCTAGTTCAGTGGGACATTATTATATGTCTTAAGAACAAGACATTGCATTAAGCTGGACAGAGATGTATATATGTGGCTGGTATTGAATTCAATTGTCAACATGAGTTTGCAGACTTAATTAAATGTATAAGTCTAACTCATTATCTGTTatgatttcaaattcaaatgaaTACAGTTAATAAGATAAATCTGACCCAGACAAGTTTGAAATTACAGTTAGAATGGCATATGACAGTTTCTGTCATGCATGGCTAAACTCTATATATTATCATGTTTTGGTCCCTGCTGATACACGTTCTTTTCTCATTTCATGCAAACTGAGTCCCATATCTACTTATAAGGAGAAGTATCAAAAtgaaggaaaattctacaaaatgttaacgtatgacatgcatacaattgccttaaaagtggtaatttgagtcctcaaaatagtaatattagtcctcaaagtggtaacatgagtccttaaagtggtaaattttcttagttaccacatgagtcctcaaaatagtaatattagtcctcaaaatggtaacatgagtccttaaagtggtaaattttcttagtttaccatatgagtcctcaaaatagtaatattagtcctcaaagtggtaacatgagtccttaaagtggtaaaaatagttgatgtatgagaaatgttaacataccatagctttaccccaaAATGAATGAATCCAGTTCTTCAAGTATATCAAAATGAATCAATCTAACAGTTGATATATTGAAAATACCAGATAGAGCAATATATTGCAATATGATTGATAGAACAGCTTGACAAGAGGATAGTTTACTCAAAGAGAACACAGCaattgctaacgcagtgtaaacctcaccactgaggaaacttcactgcgtggttTGTAACGTAGCCAACACCAGAAACAAATTCACTATGAATCAAACATTACCCCTCCATCACATGTTCTTTTTGCAGATGATGTTCTACAGGGAGGTTCAAGGCATTTAAAAAATTTAATGTCCTTCATGGAGGAGTATGCCATGAATTCGGGCCAAGTTGTGAACAAGGCAAAGTCCAATGTCTATCTGGGTAAATTTGCGATTCCAAGACAACGTCGTATCAAAAGAATTCTGGGGGTGAATATTGGCAGTCTTCCATTTACCTACCTGGGAGTACCAATTTTTATTGGCAGGGCCAAATCTGAATATTTCCTCCCCATTGCTAACAAGATCAGATGTAAGTTGAGCTCTTGGAAAGGTAAGCAGCTTTCACAGGCAGGTAGGCTGCAGCTGATTTCTTCGGTTATTCAAAGTCACCTCATTTACAGCTTCCAAATTTATGAGTGGCCACGTGAGCTACTGTTGAAGGTGCAACGTTGGACTCGTAATTTTTTCTGGAATGGAGATCCTTTGAAGGATGGCTATGCTTTGGTGGCCTGGAAAACTTGCTGTAGACTAAAGGAAGAAGGTGGATTGGGATTGAAAAACTTATTTACGCTTAACAAATCCTTGCTTctgaagaggtgttgggaggtAGTTGAGAGAGGGTCACCTTCTGCTCTGTTATTGCATGACAGATTCCTCACGTCTGGGCTTCATTGCATCACTTCCTACAAAAAGTCGTCCATTTGGCTCGATCTCAAGAAACTATGGCCCTCACTAATTGCAAACCTGCAATGGGTAGTTGGGGATGGTAAAGTGGTGCGGTTTTGGAAGGATAATTGGCTGGGTCATGTGCTTTTCGAGTCTACCAATTGTGACCCTTTGTTTCACCCTTTTCTTAATGACAAAGTGTGTGCTTTTATTGAAAATAGAG
This region includes:
- the LOC133720315 gene encoding uncharacterized protein LOC133720315 — encoded protein: MDSGMGWTCRRHSCALCYGTSTFYCLCCPHTSCEYCLGDSELAPLGDSNGLCKSCVMRILAEEKSEYGLEGEKTDLEDQDERWRFKEYWEIVKEKEGLTSEDVNSAKSILEKRKNCYIDESDETVSSDTTITSDEMKASPRFEKSCFASIIPENMRLVYIKKSLLEKLLKEPDHSESKLLGSFVTVKNNPRDSILRNDYHTHQFSQVKGIKEISATN